A region of the Salvelinus sp. IW2-2015 unplaced genomic scaffold, ASM291031v2 Un_scaffold10981, whole genome shotgun sequence genome:
CTGTGAGTATAGTCAATACCTATGAAGATCCTACATATTGCATTTAGCTAATGAAATGCTGGCCATGTTTCTCTTCAGATTCACCGCTGAAGTTTGTGGTGCAGTTGCAGCCTGTAGCCACAGAGCTGGGTGGTACACTGACCCTGACCTGTGAAATGAACCGAGCCTTAGGGGACGTGCTCTGGCGCCACAACAGCTGTGAGATCATACCCGGCGGCAGGTTCTGTGTCAGCACTGATGGTCCCAAGCGGGTCCTTACTGTGACAGGAATGGCgaaagaggatgagggagaaTACAGCTGTGAATGCAAAGATGATAAGACCTCTGCCAAGGTCTCCACCAAAGGTAGCTGAGGCTTTGTTTTTATTAGATTTACAACTTGGTCACTGACTACTACAACATGACCTGTAGTTACAGACATATACAAGATACAGCATACAGTAGTTACAGACATATAGTCAAACACACTAGATGTTAAGCCATTTATTTCCATATTAACACATGTTCTGTGTTCCTGAGTCTAATTATGTCTCCAAATAATCGATTATTTTCTGTCCTTTTCAGCACCCAGACTGGTGAAGCTGACTTCCAAGCTGAGCAACGTCGCTGCTGTGGAGGGGAAGGAGGCCATCTTCAAGTGTAGTGTCACCCCAGCTGACGTCAAAGTGAAATGGTTCTGCAACAACGTGCCCATCACTGCTGGGCCTAAATATAAGATTGAGCATGGGGGCACCAGCCATTCCCTCACCGTCACCTCAGTGAGTCAGGATGATGCTCAAGAGATCAGCATTGATGCAGAGGGCAAAACCTGCAGTGCTACCCTCCAAGTGCAACGTAAGAACCAACCTCCATTCGCTTTAAAGGTGCACTATTGAGAAATAGCTCCGCAAGTTCCTGTTTgataaaattcgaatagtttgcctaatttcagtttcatGTGACCAAAagagcaagtatagtgtagagaatcattttaccatctaaaccgctgtgaaatatattttccataaccaaaaatatWgtattttcaactgtttgaagctggtgtacaaaaccagaagtaaaagatgcaaaagcTAAACTTAAGAACGAGAAGCATAGAAACAGAACAGATGTACTGCTTCttggacttgctttcaatgagaatgacatctATAatgcacatttctatgtgaatttgYtcaggttgcccaaaaagttacatattgcagctttaacactTACGATATAAAAAATAGGCACATTTCCCATGGATATACTTCTGTTCTGTAAAATCCTCTGATTGTCTTCATTGATTGATATACAATTACAGCCATTGTTTACAAAAATGTAGAAGCCTTCTAACCAATTTTGTTTAGAAGGGCTACAGTTTTCAGAAAGGAgttgtaatatctgtgttttctttGTGCCCTGACAGTGGAGCCGGTGATGTTCAAGAAGAAGCTGGAGAATGTGATGGTGGTGGAGGAACAGAAGGAGGTGAAGCTGGAGGTAGAGCTGAGTAAACCCTCTAAAGAGGTCAGGTGGATGAAGAACAGCGTGGTGCTACAGCCTGGAGGCAACATGGAGATCAGGGTGGACGGAGCC
Encoded here:
- the LOC112080011 gene encoding obscurin-like — its product is METKGKTRQLVIEKVEKKDAGEYTCEVGAEKLAFKIEVAESSAKFKKTAVKGACSVQASEKIVLTTELTSESASVKWFRDGVELKESSKYDMKREGHSRTLIVKSTEVKDSGTYSCHTADDKLEFKVQVKDSPLKFVVQLQPVATELGGTLTLTCEMNRALGDVLWRHNSCEIIPGGRFCVSTDGPKRVLTVTGMAKEDEGEYSCECKDDKTSAKVSTKAPRLVKLTSKLSNVAAVEGKEAIFKCSVTPADVKVKWFCNNVPITAGPKYKIEHGGTSHSLTVTSVSQDDAQEISIDAEGKTCSATLQVQLEPVMFKKKLENVMVVEEQKEVKLEVELSKPSKEVRWMKNSVVLQPGGNMEIRVDGAKQTLVFKSVTTADRGYYSCETLDDKTQAKLTVD